The Arachis hypogaea cultivar Tifrunner chromosome 19, arahy.Tifrunner.gnm2.J5K5, whole genome shotgun sequence genome has a window encoding:
- the LOC112780147 gene encoding acid phosphatase 1 has protein sequence MEQGYRFLVLFLLAMMFSRAMCIRHHKSTNNNNGSSSSPSSSSINGSFCLSWRLGVETNNVLPWPTVPTECLQYVENYMIHGQYEQDLDLIMEQAMSFVSTITLAGDSKDAWILDVDDTCISNLFYYKSKKYGCDPYDPSGFRAWAMKGWCTAIPSVLGMFNKLIDKGFKVIMLTGRDQETLGQVTRDNLHNQGFIGYQRLVMRTAANKGQSAVKYKSEVRKQLEDEGYRIWGNVGDQWSDLQGNSPGNRTFKLPNPMYFVP, from the exons ATGGAGCAAGGATATAGGTTTTTGGTGCTTTTCCTGTTGGCAATGATGTTCTCAAGGGCAATGTGCATAAGACACCACAAAAGtaccaataacaataatggttcttcttcttctccttcaagcTCTTCTATTAATGGAAGCTTTTGCTTGAGTTGGAGATTAGGAGTGGAGACGAACAATGTGCTGCCGTGGCCAACAGTCCCAACAGAGTGCTTGCAATATGTGGAGAATTACATGATCCATGGCCAATATGAGCAAGACTTGGATTTGATCATGGAACAAGCTATGAGCTTTGTGAGCACCATAACACTTGCTGGTGATTCCAAAGATGCTTGGATTTTGGATGTTGATGACACATGCATCTCCAACTTATTTTATTACAAAAGCAAGAAATATGG gtgTGACCCATATGATCCATCAGGGTTCAGGGCATGGGCAATGAAAGGATGGTGCACTGCAATTCCATCAGTGTTAGGGATGTTCAACAAGTTAATAGATAAAGGATTCAAAGTGATTATGCTCACCGGAAGAGACCAAGAGACTCTTGGTCAAGTCACTAGGGACAACTTGCATAATCAAGGCTTCATTGGCTATCAAAGACTCGTCATGAG GACCGCCGCAAATAAAGGGCAAAGTGCAGTAAAGTATAAATCAGAGGTACGGAAGCAATTAGAAGATGAAGGTTACCGGATATGGGGGAATGTGGGTGATCAATGGAGTGATCTTCAAGGAAATTCTCCTGGAAACCGCACATTTAAGCTCCCTAATCCCATGTATTTTGTTCCTTAA